CTCATGGCGCTCACGATCGCCACCGGATTCGTGGTGGACGACGCCATCGTGGTGATCGAGAACATCGCGCGCTACGTGGAGGAGGGAGACCCGCCCCTGGAGGCGGCGCTCAAGGGCTCCAAGCAGATCGCCTTCACCATCATCTCGCTCACGTTCTCGCTGGTGGCGGTGCTGATCCCCCTGCTCTTCATGGGCGAGGTCGTGGGGCGCCTCTTCCGCGAATTCGCCATCACACTCGCGGTCGCGATCCTCATTTCCGCGGTGGTGTCGCTCACGCTCACGCCGATGATGTGCGCGCGCCTGCTCAGGCACGAGCCGCCCGGGAGCCAGAGCCGGTTCTCGCGCGCGGCGGGGGAGTTCCTAGACGCCGTGATTCACCGCTACGGAGTGATGCTCACCTGGGTCCTCGAGCGCCAGCTGGCCACGCTCTGGGTCGCCGTGGGGACCCTCGCGCTCACGGTGCTCCTCTACGTGTTCATCCCGAAGGGCTTCTTCCCGATCCAGGACACGGGCGTCATCCAGGGAATCTCGGAGGCGCCGCAGTCGGTGTCCTTCGGCTCGATGGCCGCACGCAGCCGGATCCTGGCCCGCGCGATCCTGGAGGACCCGGCGGTAGAGAGCGTGTCCTCGTTCATCGGCGTCGACGGCCAGAACACGACGCTCAACAGCGGGCGGCTCTTCATCAACCTGAAGCCCCATGACGTGCGCGACGCGAGCGCCTCCGGGGTGATCGAGCGGTTGAAGCCCCGGCTCGCAAGCCTGGAGGGCATCAAGCTCTACATGCAGCCCGTGCAGGACCTCACGATCGAGGATCGCGTGAGCCGCACCCAGTTCCAGTTCACGCTCGAAAGCGCGAACGGCGAGGAGCTCGCGGACTGGACCCGCCAGCTGGTGGAGAAGCTCTCCACGCTGCCGCAACTCGCCGACGTGGCCTCCGACCTCCAGGACCAGGGGTTGCAGGCCTACGTCACCATCGACCGCGACACGGCGGGGCGCCTGGGCGTGACGCCGGCCGGCGTCTCGAACGCGCTGTACAACGCCTATGGACAGCGCCTCGTCTCCACCATCTTCACGCAGGCGAACCAGTACCGCGTGGTGCTCGAGGTGAAGCCGGAATTCCGGCGCGGGCCGGGATCGCTCAACGACCTCTACGTTCCCGGCGCGGCAGGCGTGCAGGTGCCGCTCTCCTCGGTGGCGACCTTCTCCGAGCGGCCCGGGTCCCTCGCGGTCAACCACCTGGGCCAGTTCCCGGCGACCACGGTGTCGTTCAATCTCGGCCCCGGCGCGTCCCTCGGCGACGCGGTGCAGGCGATCGAATCGGCGGAGAAGGAACTGGGCCTGCCCGTGAGCGTGCGAACGGGATTCCAGGGCGCCGCGCTCGCGTTTCGCGCCTCGCTCTCGAACACGCTGTTCCTCATCCTCGCCGCCATCGTCACGATGTACATCGTGCTGGGCGTGCTGTACGAGAGCTACGTGCACCCGGTCACCATCCTCTCGACGCTGCCCTCGGCGGGCGTGGGCGCGCTGCTGGCCCTCATCGTCGCGCGCCAGGACCTGGGCATCATCGCGATCATCGGCATCGTGCTTCTGATCGGCATCGTGAAGAAGAACGCGATCCTGATGATCGACTTCGCGCTCGAGGCGGAGCGCCACCAGGGCCTGCCCGCGCGCGAGGCGATCTACCAGGCCTGCCTGCTGCGCTTCCGGCCGATCCTCATGACGACGCTCGCGGCGATGCTGGGCGCGCTTCCGCTCATGATCGGCACCGGCGTGGGCTCGGAGCTGCGCCATCCGCTCGGTATCGCGATGGTGGGCGGGCTCCTCGTCTCGCAGGTGCTCACGCTCTTCACGACGCCTGTCATCTATCTCTACTTCGACCGCCTGGCGCAGCGCTTCGGCAAGGGCGGCCCGATCGAGGGCGAAGCGCCCGGCGACTGACGTGAACCTCACCGAGCCCTTCGTCCGCAGGCCGGTCGCGACCACGCTCCTCACGCTGGGCGTGGCGCTCGCCGGCGCGGTCGCCTTCACGCTGCTGCCGGTCTCGCCCCTGCCGCAGGTGGATTTCCCGACGATCTCGGTTTCCGCCTCGCTTCCCGGCGCGAGCCCCGAGGTGATGGCGGCGACCGTGGCCACGCCGCTCGAGCGCGCGCTCGGGCGCATCGCGGGCGTGAGCGAGATGACCTCGCAGAGCACGCTAGGCAGCGCACGCGTGACGCTGCAGTTCGACATCTCGAAGGACATCAATGGCGCGGCCCGCGAGGTGCAGGCGGCGATCCAGGCGGCGCGCAGCGACCTGCCGACGAGCCTGCCGAACAACCCCGTGTACCGGAAGGTGAATCCCGCGGACGCGCCGGTGATGATCCTCGCGCTCACTTCGGAACGCTATTCGCGCGGGCAGATGTACGACATCGCCTCCACGGTGCTCGCCCAGCGCCTTTCGCAGGTGAAGGGCGTGGGGCAGGTCACGGTGGGCGGCGGCTCGCTGCCCGCGGTGCGCGTCGAGCTCAACACGAACAATCTCCTGAAGCTCGGCATCGGCCTCGACGCCGTGCGCACCGCCATCGCCACGACCAATGCGAACCGTCCCAAGGGCTTTCTCGAGGACGGCGAGCGCTACTGGCAGGTGCAGGCCAACGACCAGGCGAAGACCGCCCGCGAGTACATGCCCATCGTCGTCGCCTGGCGCAACGGCGCCCCGGTGCGCCTGGCGGAGCTGGGCGAGGTGGTGGACTCGGTCCAGGATCTGCGCAACGATGGCTCGGCCAACGGCAAGCCCGCCGTGGTGCTCATCATCAACCGCCAGCCGAACGCCAACATCATCGAGGTGGTGGACAGCGTGCAGGCGATCATGCCGGAACTGCGGGGAATCGTTCCCTCGGAGATCCAGCTGCAGATGGTGATGGAGCGCACGAGCACGATCCGCGCCTCGCTTCGCGAGGTGGAGCGCACGCTCGTGGTTGCCGTGCTGCTCGTCACGCTCGTCGTGTTCCTCTTCCTGCGCGATGCCCGCGCGACCCTCATCCCGGGCCTCGCGGTGCCGGTTTCCCTCATCGGGACCTTCGCGGC
This Betaproteobacteria bacterium DNA region includes the following protein-coding sequences:
- a CDS encoding MdtB/MuxB family multidrug efflux RND transporter permease subunit, with amino-acid sequence MNPSRLFILRPVATSLAMLAILLAGFLAYRQLPLSALPEVDYPTIQVVTLYPGASPDVVTSSITAPLERQFGQMPGLKQMSSTSSGGASVITMQFDLAVNLDVAEQEVQAAINAGSNLLPSDLPSPPIYSKVNPADAPILTLGITSATMKMPQVQNLVDTRVAQKISQLPGVGLVTLSGGQRPAVRVQVNPKALAAQGMSLDDVRSAIGSANVNLAKGSFDGPARAYTIDANDQLKGADEYRGIIIAYRNGAPITLADVADVIDDAENAKLAAWMNDTPAIIVNVQRQPGANVIEVVDRVKKLLPTLTSSLPGSVRVQLLIDRTVTIRASVRDVQFELLLAVALVVMVIFLFLRSVSATLIPSVAVPLSLVGTFGVMYLAGFSINNLTLMALTIATGFVVDDAIVVIENIARYVEEGDPPLEAALKGSKQIAFTIISLTFSLVAVLIPLLFMGEVVGRLFREFAITLAVAILISAVVSLTLTPMMCARLLRHEPPGSQSRFSRAAGEFLDAVIHRYGVMLTWVLERQLATLWVAVGTLALTVLLYVFIPKGFFPIQDTGVIQGISEAPQSVSFGSMAARSRILARAILEDPAVESVSSFIGVDGQNTTLNSGRLFINLKPHDVRDASASGVIERLKPRLASLEGIKLYMQPVQDLTIEDRVSRTQFQFTLESANGEELADWTRQLVEKLSTLPQLADVASDLQDQGLQAYVTIDRDTAGRLGVTPAGVSNALYNAYGQRLVSTIFTQANQYRVVLEVKPEFRRGPGSLNDLYVPGAAGVQVPLSSVATFSERPGSLAVNHLGQFPATTVSFNLGPGASLGDAVQAIESAEKELGLPVSVRTGFQGAALAFRASLSNTLFLILAAIVTMYIVLGVLYESYVHPVTILSTLPSAGVGALLALIVARQDLGIIAIIGIVLLIGIVKKNAILMIDFALEAERHQGLPAREAIYQACLLRFRPILMTTLAAMLGALPLMIGTGVGSELRHPLGIAMVGGLLVSQVLTLFTTPVIYLYFDRLAQRFGKGGPIEGEAPGD